A stretch of the Channa argus isolate prfri chromosome 9, Channa argus male v1.0, whole genome shotgun sequence genome encodes the following:
- the LOC137133039 gene encoding insulin-like growth factor-binding protein 5, protein MILSLCLLVTFILGLSGCLGSYVPCEPCDQKALSMCPPVPVGCQLVKEPGCGCCLTCALSEGQACGVYTGTCTQGLRCLPRSGEEKPLHALLHGRGVCTNEKGYKPAHPPIDRESREHDDIMTTEITEELQPAKVPIHSKHIVNTKKVHALRKEQKRNLGKQRTISSATDYSPLAIDKHEPEFGPCRRKLDGIIQGMKDTSRVMALSLYLPNCDKRGFFKRKQCKPSRGRKRGICWCVDKYGVQLPGTDYTGGDIQCKDLESSNNE, encoded by the exons ATGATTCTGAGTCTTTGCCTCTTGGTGACATTTATCTTGGGGCTGTCCGGGTGTTTGGGCTCATATGTGCCGTGCGAGCCCTGTGACCAGAAGGCGCTCTCCATGTGCCCTCCGGTCCCAGTCGGCTGCCAGCTGGTCAAGGAGCCGGGCTGCGGCTGCTGCCTAACATGCGCCCTGTCCGAGGGACAGGCGTGCGGGGTTTACACGGGGACCTGCACCCAGGGCCTGCGCTGCCTACCGAGGAGCGGTGAGGAGAAACCCCTGCACGCCCTTCTCCACGGCAGGGGAGTGTGCACCAACGAGAAAGGATACAAACCTGCTCACCCGCCCATAG ATCGGGAGTCTCGAGAACATGACGACATCATGACCACAGAGATTACTGAGGAGTTGCAGCCGGCTAAAGTGCCAATCCACTCCAAACACATTGTGAACACTAAAAAAGTCCATGCACTGCGCAAGGAGCAAAAGAGGAATCTGGGCAAGCAGCGCACCATAAGCTCTGCCACGGACTACTCCCCTCTGGCCATCGACAAGCACGAGCCAGAATTT GGGCCATGCAGGAGAAAACTGGATGGGATCATACAGGGAATGAAAGATACTTCCCGTGTAATGGCTCTGTCCTTGTACCTCCCCAACTGTGACAAAAGAGGATTCTTCAAGCGCAAGCAG TGCAAGCCCTCTCGCGGCCGTAAACGAGGTATCTGCTGGTGCGTGGACAAATATGGCGTTCAGCTGCCCGGCACAGACTACACTGGAGGGGACATTCAGTGTAAGGACCTGGAGAGCAGCAACAACGAGTGA